GTCACCCTGTCCGAGTTGGCGTCGGTCAGTCGGGCGCGCTAGACGCGCTGCCGCCGAGAAGGAGTGACGATGAAGTCACCATGGTCGATCCCGTTCACGCTCTCGGTATGTGCGCTCGCGCTTGCCGCCGCGTTCGCACCAACGGCGGCTCTCGCCGCACCGGTGCCGGGCATGATCGAGACATCGCTGACTGTCGCCGCCCCATCGGCGATTCCCGCCAAGGCGTCGTTCACGGCCACCGCAACCCTCACCGACGCGGTCGGCGCACCGCTCTCGGGCATGCGTGTGATGATCGAGAAGGTGACCATCTCGGGAGTGAGCACGATCGCAACTGAGACCACCGATTCGCACGGTCGCGTGACCGCGACGCTCTCGCCCGTCAACGCCGTGACGCTGCGCGCCCGCTACTCGGGCGACGCCGACTACGTGCCGGCACTGAGCACCGAGGTGGTCATCAAGCCGCGCGTTGTTCTCGGCCAGCCGTGGACGCATCAGGACTTCGCCTACCCCGGAGAACTCCTCCCGGCCCGCGGCAGTCTGTGGCCCAAGCACGGCGTGACCACCGGGACGACGAAGATCGTGTGCCAGAAGTACGAGAAGGGGCAGTGGGTCACGAAGGTCACGTACTCCGCGAGGACGTCTGCTACCACCTCGGCGAGCAAGTACTCGGGCACGTTCCGGCTCCCGAGCGCCGGCAAGTGGCGGGTGCGCGCGATGCACGAGGACAAGGCGCATGCACGCTCACTTGGCACACCCCGGACGATCATCGTCACCGAATGGCGTACGCGATACATCGGCGCACGGATCGGTACGTTCAAGACCACTCGCAAGTGGGTTGCGATCACCATCGACGACGGCCCGCAATCCGCCACGTTCAAGACGCTCGACGTGCTGGACAAGTACGGCGCGAAGGGCACGTTCTTCTTCATCGGCAACCTGCTCAAGTCGCGCGCCAGCCATGGGAAGTCGGCCTACGACCGTGGGCACGAGGTCGCCAACCACACGCTCTCGCACAACATGCTGAACAAGGGCTACACGCCTGCGTACAACTCGGTCAATGGGGCGAAGAGCATCATCAAGAGCGCGACGGGGGGCTTCGCACCTCTGTGGGTGCGCGGTATGGGCGGCTCGGTCAACACGGCCGGGATCAAGGCCGTCAACAAGACCAACGAGTTCTACGTGAACTGGTCGGTGACGGCGGCGGATACCTCGCCGCGCCACTACACGTCGAATCAGATCTACCATCGGATCGTGGATCACATTGGCCCGGGCGATGTCATCCTGATGCATCAGACGCATCCCGAGTCTGTGGCAGCATTGCCAAGAATCTGCGCCACGCTCAAGGCGCGCGGCTACAAGATGGTGACAGTCAGCAAGCTCGCCTCAGTGAGCAAGCCGTACTAGCGCGTCAGCGCCCCGCGCTTCGCCAGCGCGTCATGCGGCGCTCAACCGCATCGAGCGCCTCGTAGAGCGCCACGCCCAGCAGCGCCATGCCGATGATGCCGGCGAACATCCCGGGGTAGTCGATCGAGCCCCAGGCATCGACGATGTACCAGCCGATGCCGCTTGAACCGGCGATCGACTCGGCGAGGAAGAGCACCGCGATCGCGGTCCCCGTACCGATGCGCAGCGCTGTGAAGATGTCGGGCAGCGCGGCGGGAACGATCACGTGTCGATACACGTCGACACTCGAGGCACCGAGCGATCGCACCGACAGCACGCTGGGCTCCGGTACCGCCTTGGCTGCATCGCGCGCGGTCACGAGTATCTGGAAGAAGACGATGAGCGCGATGAGCGCCACCTTCGGTGCGTGACCGAGGCCGAGCAGCACGAAGAAGACCGGCAGCAGCACGACCTTCGGGATCGGATACGTCAGAAAGATGATCGGGGCCGCCACGGCGTCAGCCCGTGGAGAGCGCCCGAGCCACAGGCCAAGCGGCACGGCCAGCGCGGTTCCGATGAGCATCGCGGCCATGACGCGCCAGAAGCTCACCACTATCTCTGGCCAGATCTCCGGCCACTGCTCGACGAACGTCGTGATCGCGATCGCCGGGCCCGGGAGCGCCGGCGAGCCCACGACCGCCGCCAGAGCCGCCCATCCTACGAGCAGCGCGGCCAACGCCCACGCGTAACCCACCAGTTTGCGGACGATGGGGTTCGTCACGATGCCGCCCCATCCACTCGCGCACCGGCAGCGTGGACCGCGCCCTCATCGGCGAGGATGCGCCGCAGCTGCACGCAGCGCTCGTGGAATGCGTCGCTGTCACGGTAGCCGGCCTCACCCATCGCGGGGTTGTCGACGATCGCGGCTACTCGCCCGGGCCGTGGTGTCATCACGACGACGCGGCGTCCGAGGAACACCGCCTCCTCGATCGAGTGCGTGACGAGCACCTGCGTGTGGCCGCGGCGGCGCCACAGTTCGAGCAGCACGTCCTGCAGGTCCTCGCGCTTGAGCGCGTCGAGCGCCGATAGCGGCTCGTCCATCAGCAGCACGTCGGCGTCGAGTGCGATCGCCCGAGCCAGGCCGAGTCGCTGCCGCATGCCGCCTGACAGTTCGCTCGGGTACGCGCGCGAGAAGTCCGCGAGCCCCACGCGCTCGAGCGCCTCCTCGCTTCGCCGCTCACGCTCGACTCGGGCGACGCCACGCACCTGTAGTCCGAGGCCCGCGTTCGCCGAGACGGTCTTCCACGGCAGCAATCCGAAGTCCTGAAGGATGAGGGCCGTCTCGCGACGCGGACCGACGAGCGCCGCACCGCCCACGCGCACAGCCCCCGCAGACGGCGAGAGTAACCCCGCAGCGAGCAGCAGCAGTGTGGACTTGCCGCACCCGCTCGGCCCGATGACCGCGACCGGCTCCCTGTCTCCGACGACCAGCGACAGCGCGTCGAGGGCCCGGACCGAGCGGTCCGAGCCCTCGTAGGTAAGCGAGACGCTATCGAAGATCAGTTCGGCCACGGGAGGCGTCGTCTACTTCGCGAGGATGAGCTGCTCGTAGGTGACCTCGCCCTTGAGGTAGCCCTTCGTCTTCATCCACGCCAGCACGGCGTCGACCTCGGGCTGCGCTGGAGGTGCCGCGGTCGGGTACGTCTGAACGACGTAGCTCTCGGCGAGCGGAGCCGGGAGCTTGGCCTTCTCGACGAGCACCTTGCGGTAGTTCGCCGGATCCTTGTTGATGTCGTTGACGGCGACGTCCCATGCCGCAAGGACGCCGTCGACGGTCTCGGGGCCGCCCTCCTTGTCGAGGAAGTCCTGCGAGAACACGAGGACCGTCTGCGACAGGTTCGACTTGGCCTTCGTGTCGTCGCCGACGATCTTCGCGCCGCCCTGCTCGGCGAGCGTCAGGAACGGCTCGGGCAGCGCGGCCGCCTTGAGCTTGCCGGCCATCAGCAGCTCGAAGCGCACCGGCACCTTCTTGACCTCTTCGATCTTGACGCGATCGGCCGAGATACCCGCTTCGGCCATGAGGCCGTCGAGCACGTACTCCTGGATCGTCGCCGATGAGGTGCCCACGGGCGTATCGGCGAGCTTGGTAAGGTCGGTGACGGTCGACTTCGGCGGCACGACGACCCCGAAGCGGCCCTGCGACTGATCGGCGCCGAGCATGACGGTCGCGATCTTGACCGGCTTGCCGCCGGCTGTGAGGTTCGCCGCCGCGATGATGTCGCCCATGAAGCCGTCGATAGCGCCCGACGCCAGCGCGACGTCGCGCTCCTGAGCGCTCTGGAACGGGATGATCTCGACGGTCGGGATGCCCTCGGTCGCGAAGTAGCCCATGTTCTCGGCGACCCACAGAGGCAGCGAGTCCTCGGTCGCCAGCGTGCCGATGCGGACCGGAATGGCCTTGGCGGCCGGCGCGGTCTCGGTCGCGGTGCCGGTGCCGGCATCGGGTGTTGCGGCCTTGCTGCCGCATCCCGCAAGCAGCGCGACGCCGAGAAGCGCGGCGATCGCGAGCACTGCGAGTGCGCGAGTGGATACACGAGACGAGCGGGTCATGCGGTGACTCCCTTCGTGGGGGCTGTGACTACTGCGCGCGCACGGCACGACGCAGGCGGATCTCATCTCTGACGGGGATTCCCGAGAAGCCCGGGGTCGCGGAGCCGAACCGGTCCGTGATCTCACCAACGGCGATCTCGTAGATGGCGAATCCATGACGCTGATAGAAGTAGAGCTGCGGGATGTCGTCGTTGGTGATCGCGACGCGCAGGAACTGCAGGCCGCGCTTGGTCGCGAACTCATCGGCGGCGGAAAGCAGCGCCGAGCCCACGCCGGTGCCCTGGAAGTCCGGGTAGACGGACAGCAGTACGACGGTCAACTCGCCCCTATTGATCGCGAGGGCGAGCAAGCCCACGAGTTCGTCACCTGACATGGCGACGAAGTTCACGCCTGCCATCACATCGAACGTGCGTCCGAACAGGTCGACGTCGGTCTCGCCCATCGCGCGCTCGCAGATGAGGGCCACTGCGTCGGCGTCCGCGTCTTCCGCGCGCCGAACGGTGAACTCGACGGCGTCGCGCTTCATGTGCGACGCGCACGTGACGGTCATTCTCGCCTCGCCGAGCGGAAGGTCCTTCCCGCACGTGGGGCAACGGTACTGAGGAAACGGAAGCTCGAACGCGTCGTTCATCATCAGAAGCACTCCTCAAAGGCATGCCGAGAATACGGCGGTTCTGTTATACCGCTCTAACCCCGATGCCGCGAGTGCGAACAGGCCGAATGGCGGTATCATCGGGTCATGATTATCCCGCTGCTCGCCGAATCACCAGCCGCTCTCGCCGCGCTTTCGCGCGCGACGACGCTCTACACCGACCTTGACGGCACGCTTCTGGGACTCGGCGGCTCGTTCCTCGTCGATGGCTCGGGGGTGGCCTCATCCGCCACTGCCGAGGCGGTCGCCAGCGTGAACACCGTCGGCTTCACCGTCGTCATCACCACCGGTCGCAACCGCATCCAAACTGGTGAGATCGCGCGGCTCATGGGCTGGCGCGGATACATCGCCGAGCTCGGGTGCATCATCGTGCCCGATCGCGGGGCCGAACCGATCTACCTCACCGGCGACTGGCCCGCCTACGCGCTGGGCGCCAGCGAAACCCCGCACGACGCGATCGCCCGAGTCGGCGCGGTCGAGCGGTTGATGACCGCATTTCCGGGACAGCTC
The DNA window shown above is from Coriobacteriia bacterium and carries:
- a CDS encoding GNAT family N-acetyltransferase — encoded protein: MMNDAFELPFPQYRCPTCGKDLPLGEARMTVTCASHMKRDAVEFTVRRAEDADADAVALICERAMGETDVDLFGRTFDVMAGVNFVAMSGDELVGLLALAINRGELTVVLLSVYPDFQGTGVGSALLSAADEFATKRGLQFLRVAITNDDIPQLYFYQRHGFAIYEIAVGEITDRFGSATPGFSGIPVRDEIRLRRAVRAQ
- a CDS encoding ABC transporter substrate-binding protein: MTRSSRVSTRALAVLAIAALLGVALLAGCGSKAATPDAGTGTATETAPAAKAIPVRIGTLATEDSLPLWVAENMGYFATEGIPTVEIIPFQSAQERDVALASGAIDGFMGDIIAAANLTAGGKPVKIATVMLGADQSQGRFGVVVPPKSTVTDLTKLADTPVGTSSATIQEYVLDGLMAEAGISADRVKIEEVKKVPVRFELLMAGKLKAAALPEPFLTLAEQGGAKIVGDDTKAKSNLSQTVLVFSQDFLDKEGGPETVDGVLAAWDVAVNDINKDPANYRKVLVEKAKLPAPLAESYVVQTYPTAAPPAQPEVDAVLAWMKTKGYLKGEVTYEQLILAK
- a CDS encoding polysaccharide deacetylase family protein yields the protein MKSPWSIPFTLSVCALALAAAFAPTAALAAPVPGMIETSLTVAAPSAIPAKASFTATATLTDAVGAPLSGMRVMIEKVTISGVSTIATETTDSHGRVTATLSPVNAVTLRARYSGDADYVPALSTEVVIKPRVVLGQPWTHQDFAYPGELLPARGSLWPKHGVTTGTTKIVCQKYEKGQWVTKVTYSARTSATTSASKYSGTFRLPSAGKWRVRAMHEDKAHARSLGTPRTIIVTEWRTRYIGARIGTFKTTRKWVAITIDDGPQSATFKTLDVLDKYGAKGTFFFIGNLLKSRASHGKSAYDRGHEVANHTLSHNMLNKGYTPAYNSVNGAKSIIKSATGGFAPLWVRGMGGSVNTAGIKAVNKTNEFYVNWSVTAADTSPRHYTSNQIYHRIVDHIGPGDVILMHQTHPESVAALPRICATLKARGYKMVTVSKLASVSKPY
- a CDS encoding ATP-binding cassette domain-containing protein — translated: MIFDSVSLTYEGSDRSVRALDALSLVVGDREPVAVIGPSGCGKSTLLLLAAGLLSPSAGAVRVGGAALVGPRRETALILQDFGLLPWKTVSANAGLGLQVRGVARVERERRSEEALERVGLADFSRAYPSELSGGMRQRLGLARAIALDADVLLMDEPLSALDALKREDLQDVLLELWRRRGHTQVLVTHSIEEAVFLGRRVVVMTPRPGRVAAIVDNPAMGEAGYRDSDAFHERCVQLRRILADEGAVHAAGARVDGAAS
- a CDS encoding ABC transporter permease, producing MVTNPIVRKLVGYAWALAALLVGWAALAAVVGSPALPGPAIAITTFVEQWPEIWPEIVVSFWRVMAAMLIGTALAVPLGLWLGRSPRADAVAAPIIFLTYPIPKVVLLPVFFVLLGLGHAPKVALIALIVFFQILVTARDAAKAVPEPSVLSVRSLGASSVDVYRHVIVPAALPDIFTALRIGTGTAIAVLFLAESIAGSSGIGWYIVDAWGSIDYPGMFAGIIGMALLGVALYEALDAVERRMTRWRSAGR